The following DNA comes from Meleagris gallopavo isolate NT-WF06-2002-E0010 breed Aviagen turkey brand Nicholas breeding stock unplaced genomic scaffold, Turkey_5.1 ChrUn_random_7180001874239, whole genome shotgun sequence.
GAGCGGAGCCGGAGGGGAGCGGGCGCCCTCGGCCGCCTCCCCCGGGATGCTCCGGTCCCCGGGAGAGCCCCGAGCCGGGCAGATTTCCTTATCCGGGGATCGCAGGCCATCTCGCTATTGGCCCGCTCTGTCACATGGACTCCAACTTTGTTCACTTGACAGTAAGTAGGAGGGTTTCACGAAACAGGAAAACGAGTAAAGGGGGGGACAGGAATAAATTttaggaaatatatatatatatatatacttttttttttcgtgTGTGCAATTCTAAGAAATTAATGGCCATGAGCTCGTTTTTGATCAACTCCAACTATGTGGACCCCAAGTTCCCACCCTGTGAAGAGTATTCCCACAGCGATTACCTTCCCAATCACTCGCCGGAATATTACAGCAGCCAGAGGCGAGAGAGCACTTTCCAACATGAAGCGATGTACCAGCCGCGGTCAGCATGCAGCGAACAGCTCTACCCGTCCTGTCAGAGCTCCGGGCACCAAGCAGCGGTGTTATCCCCCCGGGGTCATGTCCATCCTCCGGCCGGACTGCAGAGCCATCTCTCTGAGCCAAACCATCCCTGCGAGCCGGGAACCCCCAGCCCTCCACCCTCCTGCAGCCAAAACTCTCTGAACCAAAGCCCTTCCAATTCCTCTTGCAAAGAGCCGGTAGTTTACCCCTGGATGAAAAAAGTCCATGTAAGCACGGGTAAGTGAACTAAAGTGGCTTTGCTTTATACTAAGTAGCACCTCAAAGTCTTGTAGAAATCTTATTGCACCAGTTGTAAAATAACCATTCGTGGAGATTTACGATCGCCTGTTTGCAGAGCGGTATAATTACATCCTCCATAAATTTTTATTGCTCTGCTTGGCCGTGTGCCTTTGAAGTCTCTGTTACCATCCTCCTCCAATTTCTTGCAGGCTACTTNNNNNNNNNNNNNNNNNNNNTCCCTCCCTACCTAATTTTCTTGCGaggcttttacttttttttttaatggcagttGAATCTTCATAAGTTAAGTTTTATGTTTTCGTAATTTGTATTTAAGTGGCGGGTTGAGTAAACTTTTactattttcccttcctttcctttcacctNNNNNNNNNNNNNNNNNNNNNNNNNNNNNNNNNNNNNNNNNNNNNNNNNNNNNNNNNNNNNNNNNNNNNNNNNNNNNNNNNNNNNNNNNNNNNNNNNNNNNNNNNNNNNNNNNNNNNNNNNNNNNNNNNNNNNNNNNNNNNNNNNNNNNNNNNNNNNNNNNNNNNNNNNNNNNNNNNNNNNNNNNNNNNNNNNNNNNNNNNNNNNNNNNNNNNNNNNNNNNNNNNNNNNNNNNNNNNNNNNNNNNNNNNNNNNNNNNNNNNNNNNNNNNNNNNNNNNNNNNNNNNNNNNNNNNNNNNNNNNNNNNNNNNNNNNNNNNNNNNNNNNNNNNNNNNNNNNNNNNNNNNNNNNNNNNNNNNNNNNNNNNNNNNNNNNNNNNNNNNNNNNNNNNNNNNNNNNNNNNNNNNNNNNNNNNNNNNNNNNNNNNNNNNNNNNNNNNNNNNNNNNNNNNNNNNNNNNNNNNNNNNNNNNNNNNNNNNNNNNNNNNNNNNNNNNNNNNNNNNNNNNNNNNNNNNNNNNNNNNNNNNNNNNNNNNNNNNNNNNNNNNNNNNNNNNNNNNNNNNNNNNNNNNNNNNNNNNNNNNNNNNNNNNNNNNNNNNNNNNNNNNNNNNNNNNNNNNNNNNNNNNNNNNNNNNNNNNNNNNNNNNNNNNNNNNNNNNNNNNNNNNNNNNNNNNNNNNNNNNNNNNNNNNNNNNNNNNNNNNNNNNNNNNNNNNNNNNNNNNNNNNNNNNNNNNNNNNNNNNNNNNNNNNNNNNNNNNNNNNNNNNNNNNNNNNNNNNNNNNNNNNNNNNNNNNNNNNNNNNNNNNNNNNNNNNNNNNNNNNNNNNNNNNNNNNNNNNNNNNNNNNN
Coding sequences within:
- the LOC104916185 gene encoding LOW QUALITY PROTEIN: homeobox protein Hox-B4 (The sequence of the model RefSeq protein was modified relative to this genomic sequence to represent the inferred CDS: deleted 1 base in 1 codon) translates to MLRSPGEPEPGRFPYPGIAGHLAIGPLCHMDSNFVHLTKLMAMSSFLINSNYVDPKFPPCEEYSHSDYLPNHSPEYYSSQRRESTFQHEAMYQPRSACSEQLYPSCQSSGHQAAVLSPRGHVHPPAGLQSHLSEPNHPCEPGTPSPPPSCSQNSLNQSPSNSSCKEPVVYPWMKKVHVSTGK